The sequence GAAAGAAAAATTACCTGATACTGGCCCCCAGAAATTGAGCCAAACCTGGCAGAGCAGAATCCTGCCATAGGCTAATGGTCTAAAGAGATGCCAGTTACTGATTCAATACCACAGCCATGCTGAGTACCCAAAAAGAGTGTAGTTAGTAAAAGCCAGCCCAACATATGACAGGATGTCACTGAGTCCATGTTGGAAAACTAATGGATATAACAAGCTAGATTTAATTCAACGGGGAATGCCATTACTTGTGTAAATTATATAGCGTAATACAAAGGGGGAAGAGCCAAAAGAGAAGGGCCGTTAATGCCAAATTTTTCAAATAGCCTCTGCTATTGGATGCTTTAGTTTTGGATGTTCAATGTGAGACCTTGGGAGTGCACTTCAGAGGGACTGAGCACCTAGTGCTGCTATTGGATGCTCCGTGGAATGAGCAGGGGGTTCAGTCATGTTATCCATGTAATCAATCCCCAGAGGCTCTCAGATACTAGCAAAGAGACCCATATAAGTACCTATAGAGAGCTGGCTTTCGTGAAGGCTCCATCCCGTATTGGATAAAATTGCACATTTAAATGCCATCTCAAGGAGCAGTTATATGCATATGCAAATAGGAATGAGTATAATGTTCTTTATGCCAAAGATATGCAGGCTTGTGTATGCTTTGCTGATATGTATGTCAACTAGTGTATGTTCTGAGGGAAAGTCcataaaatgtttcaaaaagaGGAGTAGATCTTGATGGCCAGAAATAGAGCTAGGGAGGAAATCCAGAAAAGCTCTGGCCCAACCCAAGTTCAATTCATTAGTTATTCATGACAAAGTTGTCTTGAGGCAGAAGCAGAAAGCCCCTCATGGAGTACTAGAGCCAATACATAGCTAGATAGTGAATGTCATTCTTCAAGGGAAGAAGCCTCAGTAGTCCTTCTATGGAACATCCTGAAATGGGGACTGCTGAAGATGTCAGTGGAGCCTGGGATGACACTATCAAGCACAGTTGTTCAAGAATTGTCATCCATCTGTAGTAATGGACCTACACTTCTGCAACAGCACTGACAGAAACTATCTCTGCACATTAAAGAAGCACATTTGAACCACCAAGATATATGTCTACCTAAACTGAGTAGCcttggatccgatgaagtgaggtgtagctcacgaaagcttacactcaaataaatttgttagtctctaaggtgccacaagtcctccttttcttcttgctatATATGTAGCCCAGGCCTTATTTGCTCCTCCCACTTCCTGGGGTGTGTTACATCCTCATTTGTGGGTCcatcatttaggccctgatcctgaaaaagcTTAGACACATGTTTACACTTTACTCCTGTGAGTTGTCCTCTAGATGTTGGTAAGTAGTAACATTGAAATCATTGAGACTACACACATGAGTGGAGTTATGCATTTACTTTTCAGGCTCAGGGTGTTAGACTGTAAATTCCTCAGGTAAAACTTTGTCTGAGTGCTACATATCTCCCAGGGCAGTAATGACCTTCTCCCATCTATCCACTCAACGAAATGCTAATAGTTATTTGGAAGCAATCTGATCTAGTACATGAGGACTGGGATGAGACAACCTGGGTTTTTATTCCTGGCTAAATCACAAGATTTGTTGCTttaccttcagcaagtcactcatcttttgtgactcagtttccccgaTTTTAAAATGGGGCTAAAATACCCATCTTTGTGACGTGTACGTGCTTGGAGATCTATAAATACACTTGCAATTTGTACTAAATGCTCTTGGCTTCCTTGCCCCACGGCCAAAGTGTTTAGATTTCATCTTCCAAAAgtcaatacttaaaaaaaaaggttgCCCCAACTTCCCTTTTCGTAGCGTGTGTGGCGGGGGgaaatggggaagggagggagggaatcctGACAAGGCTTCCCCAGTGCTGTCACAGCACAGTCTGCTTTCCTCTCATCACAaccacctccccccaccactttATCGGTAAGGAGGCGCCAAGACATGCCCTCTCCCTCACCACACAATTTAGTCCTTATCAGCATCAGGTACATTAATGTTATGGCTGCCTCTGAATATGCACTTAATACTTTCCTGTGTCAATTAGTGTAAAGCTGGCTTAATTGCTCCCTTTGCAGTGGAGTAATGTATGTTTGCTTTTGTGCTTTATTGGTCTGTGGTCACTattaccctgctctgctgagtAGTGTTGTGTCACATAGGTCCTGCACTGAAAGTCCTGAGTTCTAACCAGATCAGGGTAGAATTAATTAGAGAATGAATTCACATGGCACCCAAACCTTCtataaggaaaaaacaaaaaaggcaccTGGACTGACTAACtcaatgtaaggggactgttgccctgttactaacattcagtgggggtgttttgattggctagctcccagtactcaaaggggaggggtctatgggaaaccaggactctgagactgacagcccccaggaacaatggggagaagccaatgctccaggtcagcctgaatgacagggcaggcaggctaatcagagagtcaggaggccagggcagtcctgtcctccgtgtgagctggaattgcctgggtcagacagagtggggccgagctaaggagaaagcaggggtccaagctgagctggggagcagagctgtgccagatcctgagggaccagaaaagcagcccagagagagcagaccctgtcctgggagcagagctgcagcaaccagaggggccagaaaagcagcccaggaagcaggtcagtgctgggagcagagtcacagaagcagcctgcagagcagacctgtcctgggagcagagctgcagcaaccagaggcagaagggccaaagaagcagcccagggagctggaggcagagcagcagcagtgcagagacagagtggtggagctggggctggagcggtccggagctgggtgtggtgagcaggagagagcaagggggaccctgggcagcgggcccagcacagggagacgcatcagccaagaggctctgcaggccaggcttggatcgtaaccccgacgggggggggcgacactgggaagaagggtcctaccacttagagcctgagagcgtgtggccaccaccagagcaagtgtccaacccgcagcatccctgcagcacagccagggcctgagaagaaggcctgggacttacaaggaacagactgtgaagcgccctgacattccagagacgccgtttgtgatgttccctgccacagagcaggttgatgtgtttcctttaacctttcccatttttccttattctttttaaaattaattgttgattaaataacttgcatttgctttaacttgtacgtaatggtcagtgggtcagagaagtgcccattgcagagagagagtaccccggagtggggacaccttagcccctgtcctaggtgaccacagcagggttgagcccctaggaatcctgggcccaaccttgttggggttacgaggactctgccagacaggagagtggaaggggagtcctcaagggcagggaggccactgggtaaaggaagtgggagtgaggactcggatcctttcgctagcccacttcaccggggtagtgcagaagccaggaaagttccccataagagcgggactattcccccgcttacatcaAGCGAGAGGTTTTATGCAGCCTCAGTCAGAGCCAATGGCAGGCCATTACCACCATTCCCTTTATTGAAATAGGTCCTTGACACCGATGGGAGACCCCTCACTGTGACCCCATATTGCCAATACAAAACACCAAGATTTAATCTCTGAGCATCAAAAGCCTCCAATTTTCAAGTGGACTCCAACCAATTAAATCAAAAGGAAACCCCCTTTTTGTCTTCCACCAGCTGACCGCTTGGCCTGCTGAAAGCCGTATGACTAAAACCACAGCACATCTGATAGCAACATATGGCTGATAGCTTTTTGTCCAAACAAGCCTTGGATTACATCAGCAggaagatttaaaataataatacatttcctGCCCAgaccagggaggggaagggactaCTGTTGTGGGTGTTGCTTGGCATTAtgttgaccagatgtcccgattttatagggacagtcctgattttggggtctttttcttatataggctcctattaccccccaccccctgtaccgatttttcacacttgctgtctggtcaccctacttggcATAAATAAATTTGCTGTTGCCTGGCTGTGAGACAGCCTGTTCTGCCCTCACCTGCCACACACCTGGCTCATGGATCTCAATCTCGAAGAAAGGAGATCCCAGTTAGCTATTCTTCTCTGTGCTATTTTAATACAGATGAAAACCATGGCTTGTTCACAGTGCCAAATCTCTCTTAGCATGTAAGTCTCAGTGGCCACCCATATTCTCTTCAAATACACAAATAAGCCAAAAGCTTTGAGTAAACAACTCAGTACAGTTTGTTGGAGATGCTGCTGTATTTTTGCATGAGAAGTTCATTGGTATTTGGCCACAGTTGATCTacatttatttaaagagaaaaaaagtcttacattccattcattttatttttatttaataaaaaacagtatcagattaaaaatacaaacacttTGGGTGATTATCCAGCGTTTTCCCTGTGTGCCTTCTAGAGCCAACCAATgagtggaaaacaaaacaaaaccattttggCTGCAGCTGTAAAATAATGTTGCACCAATTAAATTACACCAAATATATTATTATACCTATTTGAAATGGCTTTCAGACCAATAAATAAAgacaaattcaaataaaaaaaaggtCAACTTTgtattacaaaaaaattaaataaaaatcacaacACTAATAATAATGTGCAgtcaagttttttttctttctattcttCTAGGAATGATAACATGCCAGTAAATCCCTACATGACATTTCCAGTTTGGCAGCAAGCAGTCAATCATTCATTCACATTTGTACACAAGATGGCAGGCCTGGGCAAAAATCTAAGGAGATCTGAGCCTTTGGGGTGCTTCTCAGTTCCTCACAACAGCAAGCTGAGGTCCGCCTCCTTCATCTCGAAACTTGTATAAATCATTTACACATTTAGAGCCAGATTCaaagctggtgtcaatcagtgtaGGTCTACTGAAGTCAGGCTCCATTAGGTCAAGGGAagtaggctgatttacaccagctcagggtCTGGCACCTGACACTCCAGGGCATATAGTTAAAAGAACATCTTTTGCCCAAGGCTGCAAAGCTCACCTGAATTGCTGAAACCATGTGGTCTCTAGTTCACATTTCCCTAAAATGGAATATGGCAAACCTGTTAACTTTGCACCCTTCAAAATAGTACATGGATTTTTGAAGAGGCAGAATCAACACATGTAAGCCCTTGGGAGGACAGGATGCCTCATTATCATACCGAAACATATCCATAAATAAAAGTATGGACTGAAATCTCCCTTCTTAAGAGAACAAACAGTGAGCATTTAGCCTTGCTTTGTGTGAGCACAGCACCATGGATGCCTTTTACACCTGGGCTGAATTTTGGCCAAGTGTCTCCTGGAGGAAAAAACCTCTCCATTGAGATAGAGGAGGCAATTCAGGAATTAAAACTCACCCAGCTTTATGCCTGTTAGCTCCTCCTTAAAATCAGCTGGATTGAGTGAAGTACTGTGACACACAAAATCAGGAGTTTGCAAGCTGGGAAGCAATGAGCAATAAAGCAGTTCTTTGTTCTTTCTTAAATCTATTCACATTGCTATTCTGGATTCTCAGCTAATCCAAATGGAACTTGGTACTATTTCTCTGTAGCTTTTAGGATTTTAGAGCATGCCCAGAGAGagtggcccaaattctgctcctagCTGAAGTCTTGGGGTAaagatgagagcagaatttggccctttaacctccagttgtttgtgtgtttggacTGTTAGAGCTGTAGCCAGTTTGACcttacaggccaaattctgcccccagTCACACCAGTGCAACCCGAATGAAGCCCAGGGCCATATGTTCATGTAAATGAGATCTGAAACTGGCCATACAACTCTAGTTTGCCCAGGCCTGTCAAACGCATAGTGCCTTGCTAACTGAGGCTTACTTACATTCAGGTAATCCAGTAGACCCAAGTGGTACCTTTATGGGAGTTGAAGCCTCAAGTCTGGATATTTAGATATATCCAAGGAAACatacatttttctccttttcagACTGATACCATTGCTCATGCAGTACCAATTACAAATAGAGATAGATACCTGCATTTTTATAACAAATCCCTTGTCGAGTCTACTGTTCTCATTCCAGCACTCATAGTCAAATTCCTTCTGTTCCACTGCTACCTACTTCAAAACATTCTTATTTGGGGAAAAGGCACATTCTCACTGATTCTCAGTCCTCTCTCCATTTACTACATGCTACAACCTTTTCTTAAGCTAACATTCTAGAAGCAAACTAGTCTCCACTCTCAGATACATGCTAATAAGCAAGGCGGCACCATTTGCTGACAGTGAAAGTGACTGAAATCTGGGTCTTGTGCTTAATTAACCCTTGAGAGAATGTGATAAACACACCCCTTCCTAGGCATTTGTTTGGCTGGCAATCTGGAAAATGTCACAAACCTAGTAAATACGTTGGAGGGTGCGGGGCAGAAATCAACTAGCCATTTGCAATGGTCAACTTTTTCTAGCTCATGCTATGGTTTCAGTTCTTGTATTTTTTCACTATTAGTACTGATGGTCAGATACGAATCTGTGCCCCTTGCTAGTGAGGAGAATGATATGGTAGATGGAAGATGTGAATTTGTAGCCACATGCCTCAAATTTTCTAGGCACATCACACTAAGTGTGACTATTTAAAACTACCCTTCCTAAAGCAAATTCAGAGacttttaaagccagaagggaccattgtgaacatctagtctggcctccagtataacacaggccatagataTTTCACCCcataattcctgcatcaagtcaAATAACTTCAGGAtgaactagagtatatcttttagaaagacatccaatatTGAGAAAGATttaagtgatgaagaatccaccacctcccttgggaAAGTTGCTCTACTAGTAAACTACACTTACTATTAAAAATAcctgccttatttccaatctgaatttgtctacatTACGCCTTTGTCTGCCAGATTctggtattattatttatttatttatacaatcGCAGCACTTAGAAATCCCAATCATGGACCgggaccccactgtgttaggcgCTGTATGTTTGCATCACATATGTATGTTTTCTTTGGGCAACTAGGTAATACTTTAATAAAGCAAACTAAAAGAGTTTGCATAATGCTCAAGAGAATTCTTTGGGGTTTTTACACATCTCAAGGTTTTCAGCTGAGTATGCGCATTCAACCCCATTTTGATGATCCTACCACTGTCAGCAAATTGGTAACCAGGCTAACTCCATCATAAAGGTACACATGAcaattcccttcccttcccaccctctccaCTGTGCTAGTTGAGCTTGTTGCAGATCTCCAGAGCTTTCTTGTAGACCTGAGTCACATCATCCATGTCCGTGAGAAGGGAAAAACTGCTGTCCCCCAGCCGATTTCGATAACGTTTCAAATGCTGTGGGCGTGGGCGGTTCTGGAGTCCTTCAAAATCTTGGATCTGGAGGAAGTTTTCAGCAGAGACACAACTCCGTATCCTTTGCCTGTTTGGCCTGCTCTCTCGCAAATCTAGCAAGTCAAAGGAGTCACTGGACAAAATACTGTCATCACTAATCACACTAGAAGGGCGACTGTAACTTCGAGATAATCTATCCCCAGGCAGGTCCCCTTCTTCCATGGCTTCCACCATCGGTGTTTCAGGACTGACCAAAGCAGAGTCAATGCTGCTGGTGGAATACTTGCTGTTGTGTTTTAAGATGCCCTTACGTCTATAGGAATGGCTATGAGACCCAATTCTTGATGTTTCAGTGATGCCTGGGGATGTATCACTGTTTTCTGTCTCATCCTTATTGTCCAACAATTCAGAAGATTCACTTCGTTCTGGAGAAGAGTAGTAGCCAGACTCTCTCTGCTGAGTCTTCTTTAAGATTCCTTTTTTTGGCATGAGGGAAGATGCTTTAGTGCTGTATTTACTTGCTATCTCTCCCTCCATGGCACTCTTAATGACTACACCAGTCCTACACAGTTCTTGCTCTATCTTAAAAGTGGAGGGTAACGCTGGGTTGACCACTCCTTCAATGAATCCTGCACTGTGAGACCGATGCTCACTGTTGCTCCTTTTCTTCAAGATGCCCTTGGGCCTCTTGGAGGTTGGTTTGGATGCATTCTCAGCCCCTCCTTCCTGGATCGATTGCACAATGTCATTTTCCTTCTTTGATTTTTTCAGGGACCTCTGTCGCTCCAGCGTAACTTCAGAACCTTTGGGTTTAGAAAGGCACTTCATTTTGGTATCAGTCTCTGGCTGTAGACCTGTCGAACGGTGATGCCAATCAATAAACCTAGCCAGCAGCGGGGACTCTGAGTCTTTCAAGACATCACAGTCACAAACGCTGCTCTTGTAGCCCCAATTAACCCACCAGTGATTGGCTATGTCTTCGATGGTTGCTCGTCGCTCAGGGTTCACCATCAGCATCCACCTGATCAGACCACGAGCATCTATGGTCAAAGAATGACATTTAAAATAGTCAAAATATAGACATGGAAATATGGACAAGACAGATGAACAGATGCTTCTCAAAACAGGTGAAGTGAATGTGCTATGTGGGAAGACTTTGACCATCAAGTCAACTTCAGGAAATGAAATTAAGTGCTATTTCATATCTGAAGCAACATGATACATCCAAACAAATGTACCATTAGCTTGTCAAGTAGATGAGTATTTTTCCATATTAGTGAAGAAATCTGGTGTAGACACTGAACTTTACATCAACCAGATGTAAGCATATAAGCCTTAGAGGAAAACAAAAGGGCACTCAGGTATTTCAAATGATGTACATTATTAATTTTgcatctttgttttttttaaaagagggggagagaaagtaAAATGCAATTATAATATAGTctgttatatatttttaaaggtaaattTCCACAAAGCAAATTAGGTAGGAATAACCAGGAGGGAGAATATGAAAAATGGTGGCAAACAAATGATGCAAAATAAATGACTAGTGAAATTTattgatagattcatagatttcatggccagggaccattatgatcatgtagctTGACTAGAATTCTTCAGTGCCTTTCTATCAGAGTTCTAATCACGGTGGCATCCCCTTGTGTAATAATAATTGTGAACATATTGGTATTGACTTCAGACTTCAGAATGGGTTCTTGGGCCAAGTGGTTGCTTCCCCATGACTATTCCTCTTCTTTCTGCTTTTGATATATATCGCACAATGTAGTAAGACTAGAAGACTGATCTGTATCAGGACCTTGTATCAATTTACAGCTTGTCTGAACAATTTCACTTGCAATAGCTAACAGACTTTCCACTGTCATAGATCTAGTTAAAAGACCCTGTTAAAGCTTCCACAAGGCAATAAAATCTATCTGCTgtaaaactttcatttaaaaagggcTTTTGGTAAGGGCTCTATCCAGATGGAAACTGAGGGCAGATGATGTTTTGAGAGGGGATGGGAGATCCTTTTACTTGTCATTCTAAAGTGACACTCCAGAAAATGCTGGTAGAGGCCAAGTCAGCCAGCCATTCTGAACTCCTGTCATCTCAACGCATTACACCAGCTCTTTTTTTATACCTGAGGGCTGTGTTGGCTCACGATATTCTCCGCTGCTGATCTGCCTGATCAGATTTTTGTGATCAAAGCCATCAAAGGGCATCGTTCCATAAACCAGAGTGTAAAGCAATACACCAAGGGCCCAGCTGTCAACCTAAAAATACATAGACAAGAAGCGTAAAGGCTAGAAAAGCCGATTCCTGCAGTCTTCCAGACCATTAGCACCACAAAAGCAATGGAACACCCAGCTGTGCTTGGTTACCGGCATGCAGGTATTTAACAACTGACAAAGTGTAAGCAAAGCAAATGAAAGTAACAGAAGGCAGCTTGAATACTTCCAACCTAGGAGAGGCCCAACATAGTCTATGTGTGAGATACTATCAGGACAGAACTAATGTTCATGCTCATTATTACCAAGTACAGATCGTATACGCGCCACCAACATAAGATTAATTTTAATTTCACTTTCCTTCTCCCCTGTGTCCCCTTACCTCTGGGCCTCGATAGGGTCTTCCATTAACAATTTCTGGGGAAGCATACAGTGGGCTCCCACAAAAGGTCTGCAGAAACTTGTCTTTGTGATAGAGGTTGGAAAGACCAAAGTCTGCAATCTGTAAAGACAAAAGGGTTCTGTAGTACTGACATTTACCTTATGAAAAGATAGGGATGGAGTGAGATCTACTGGTTAAATCTTCAGGATTAGGCGCCAGGACTCTTGGTTTCTATTCACAGCTCAGTCTCTGGTTCCCTGGGCAGCCATCAGTAAGTCATTTAATCTTGGATACCTCACATATCTTTGCAAGGATAACTGGAAGAACCTGGACCTTACTGTCCTCTGGTTGCCCTGCACCATGGGTAGTCATTTACCCCAGTGCAAAGTGAGCATAAAGTGGTGGCACTGGTCTAAAAGCCTACACAAGGTGCAGGCAAACTGAGAGTCAGGCCCTTAGAACTCAACAGGAGAAGTGAGGCAGTGGTGTCCTGGGAACCCGGGGATAAGGTTCCAGAAGGAAGTGGCATCTGAAGTCATTTGGAGCCAATTATAGTAGGGAGAGAAAGACAGTGATGCACTGTCTAACCTTTCCAGGTTCAATAGACTTTCATCAATTATGCCATTATGGATTTGAATGATCAACCAAATCCTGCATTCCTACatttcccagcacagacaaaaTGCCCCTGGAGTTTGTTGggacatttatttatttcttctagTCCAGcagctctcaaccaggggtctgaggacccctggggggccacaagcaggtttcagggggtccaccaagcagggccagtgttagactcactggagcccagggcagaaagccgaagccccgcTGTACAAAGCTGCAGCCCGGGGCCCTGAgctctgccacctggggctgaagttgaagcctgagtaacttagctttgcggggcctgttgtggcgtggggccccaggcaattgccctgattgctaccccctaacaccagccctggcttttttATCTGCAGAAAACCAGTGGTGGCGGCACAGGtgagccatggagtttttataccatattgggggggcctcaggaagaaaaaggttgagaacccctggtctagtcgCTGCTCTTGTTCTTATCAAACAAAAGTTGAGGATTTGTGACACTGTGGCTTAAAAACTCACATCCCTTACATTTTCATTGTTTCCCCAGAACAAGGCCACGTAGCTCACAATTTTATCTGGTTTTTGACCCAAATGTCTGTGTCACAGAGATCCACTTTTTTATTAATGTACACTATTGACACAAAAATGGACACAAAAATACTGGCTCACAAAACTTAGAATTGGTGATATGCACAGTAGCTTTCTGTGCAGTTACCCCAGAAGTCCCCTGAGCCACACTACAGCTGCGAGCACAGTCAAGCTATCCCTTCACGAGACAAATTCTGCTCACCTTATCGTGGCTTCACTGGGACTATCATGTGAGTCAGGGGTGTGGCTTCCTTTGAGAACCTGGCGGGGGGAGTAGTTGCCAACCCGTATGAGATTCTGTAGAGGGGGTGGATTACCATCTAGGATTATGTTGCTAGCAATTACATTGCTGGGGCTTTGCTGGGTTTAAATGTCTTGACATTTTTTCTTACTTAGTTgttatttaaattacattataaAAATTAACCCAGCATAGTAGCAGGGTAGCAGAAGCTGCTTCCTCTTCTCCTTCTGCAAATCtttgggaaatggaggcacagaagcTGAGCCTCCCACAATAGTAGAAAAATAGCATAGCAAAAaatggggcaaagggttgggacCATATAATGCAAAAGCCCGATCAGCCAGCAGGAGATGGTTTAGGGGTGCAGTGGAGTGGAGCTGATAAACACACACAACAATGGCTGCCAGTGCTGCAAGAAGGGTAGAAAGCATGCAGAGAAGACATGAGGCTAGTCTGACAACTTGTATCATGGTTCTTGCCATGATAATAGATGGCTTAAACAA is a genomic window of Lepidochelys kempii isolate rLepKem1 chromosome 1, rLepKem1.hap2, whole genome shotgun sequence containing:
- the NUAK1 gene encoding NUAK family SNF1-like kinase 1; the encoded protein is MWAERRGGGCAPASAPRAVPPPEMEGAELDAGRGPAPQRCLSCGSQPGAAGKGAAALEEPAEEAPSSEVTAAPELRKQQGVKRHHHKHNLKHRYELQETLGKGTYGKVKRAIERFSGRVVAIKSIRKDKIKDEQDMVHIRREIEIMSSLSHPHIITIFEVFENKDKIVIIMEYASKGELYDYISERRRLSERETRHFFRQIVSAVHYCHKNGVVHRDLKLENILLDDNFNIKIADFGLSNLYHKDKFLQTFCGSPLYASPEIVNGRPYRGPEVDSWALGVLLYTLVYGTMPFDGFDHKNLIRQISSGEYREPTQPSDARGLIRWMLMVNPERRATIEDIANHWWVNWGYKSSVCDCDVLKDSESPLLARFIDWHHRSTGLQPETDTKMKCLSKPKGSEVTLERQRSLKKSKKENDIVQSIQEGGAENASKPTSKRPKGILKKRSNSEHRSHSAGFIEGVVNPALPSTFKIEQELCRTGVVIKSAMEGEIASKYSTKASSLMPKKGILKKTQQRESGYYSSPERSESSELLDNKDETENSDTSPGITETSRIGSHSHSYRRKGILKHNSKYSTSSIDSALVSPETPMVEAMEEGDLPGDRLSRSYSRPSSVISDDSILSSDSFDLLDLRESRPNRQRIRSCVSAENFLQIQDFEGLQNRPRPQHLKRYRNRLGDSSFSLLTDMDDVTQVYKKALEICNKLN